One Methanoculleus sp. 7T genomic window carries:
- the rfbD gene encoding dTDP-4-dehydrorhamnose reductase yields MVAAIKAVNPRKVLILGAYGMLGHDLQAVFPGAVLRGHELDITDERAVSACIRDLSPDLVVNAAAYTDVDGCEDNRDLAFAVNGEALGHIASACSDVGATLVHYSTDYIFDGSKKEYVESDVPNPINIYGASKLLGEQNIAENTDDYRIIRTSWLFGAHGRNFVETMLHLSGQMDQVRVVNDQVGKPTYTVDLARKTPEIVSLEPGIYHVTNDGVCSWYEFARAIIENVAPCSSAEFPRKAKRPAYSVLLNTKTAPLRHWSGALADYLNVKGESD; encoded by the coding sequence GTGGTGGCGGCCATTAAAGCAGTAAACCCCCGGAAGGTCCTCATCCTCGGCGCATATGGGATGCTTGGTCACGACCTGCAGGCGGTCTTTCCCGGAGCGGTCCTCCGCGGCCATGAACTGGATATCACCGACGAGCGGGCAGTTTCTGCGTGCATCCGCGACCTCTCTCCCGACCTGGTCGTCAACGCCGCGGCCTATACCGACGTCGACGGGTGCGAGGATAACCGGGATCTGGCGTTCGCCGTCAACGGGGAGGCGCTCGGGCATATCGCGTCTGCCTGCTCCGACGTCGGGGCCACGCTCGTCCACTACAGCACTGACTACATCTTTGACGGCTCAAAGAAGGAGTATGTTGAATCCGACGTACCGAACCCCATCAACATCTACGGGGCTTCCAAACTCCTCGGGGAGCAAAATATTGCGGAAAATACGGACGACTACCGGATCATCCGCACGTCCTGGCTCTTTGGGGCGCACGGGAGGAACTTCGTCGAGACTATGCTCCACCTCTCCGGGCAGATGGACCAGGTCCGGGTGGTGAACGACCAAGTCGGGAAACCGACGTATACGGTCGACCTCGCCCGGAAGACGCCGGAGATTGTCAGTCTTGAGCCGGGGATCTACCATGTCACAAACGACGGTGTCTGCTCGTGGTATGAGTTTGCCCGTGCGATCATCGAGAACGTGGCCCCCTGCTCGAGCGCAGAGTTCCCGCGGAAGGCCAAGCGCCCGGCATATTCGGTACTGTTGAACACCAAGACAGCCCCCCTCCGGCACTGGAGCGGTGCGCTTGCTGATTATCTGAATGTGAAAGGTGAATCCGATTGA
- the rfbB gene encoding dTDP-glucose 4,6-dehydratase, giving the protein MRLLVTGGLGFIGSNFIRQMLEEHPDDSIVNLDKVTYAGNPENLKDLAGDPRYTFIRGDICDPDVVGSVFREHRIDAVVHFAAESHVDRSIHDASVFVRTNVLGTHVLLEGALSHGVERFVHVSTDEVYGSIRSGSFRETDNLNPSSPYSASKAASDLLARSYYITHDLPVVVTRCTNNFGPYQYPEKLIPLFTTNLLDGKKVPVYGTGKNVRDWIYVLDHCRAIDFVLRHGEPGEIYNIGGDNEKSNLEITEGILGALGKDESMIEYVRDRPGHDWRYSLDSSKLRTMGWKPEFDFGTALQATVEWYVENTWWWRPLKQ; this is encoded by the coding sequence GTGCGACTCCTTGTTACGGGCGGGCTTGGGTTCATCGGGAGCAACTTCATCAGGCAGATGCTTGAGGAGCATCCCGACGACTCCATTGTAAACCTGGATAAAGTTACGTATGCGGGAAATCCGGAAAACCTGAAGGATCTTGCCGGAGACCCGCGGTATACGTTCATCAGGGGCGACATCTGTGACCCGGATGTTGTCGGTTCCGTCTTCCGGGAACACCGGATCGACGCCGTCGTCCACTTCGCGGCGGAAAGCCACGTTGATCGGTCGATACACGACGCCTCCGTCTTTGTCAGGACAAACGTCCTCGGAACTCACGTGTTGCTTGAGGGGGCGCTGAGCCACGGTGTTGAGCGGTTCGTCCACGTCTCGACTGATGAGGTCTACGGGAGCATCCGGTCCGGGTCCTTCCGGGAGACGGACAACCTGAACCCTTCGAGCCCCTACTCGGCGAGCAAGGCGGCCTCCGACCTTCTTGCACGGTCATACTATATCACCCACGATCTCCCCGTCGTCGTCACCCGCTGCACGAACAACTTCGGACCCTACCAGTACCCCGAGAAACTCATCCCGCTCTTTACCACCAACCTCCTGGACGGGAAGAAGGTCCCTGTCTACGGCACCGGCAAAAACGTCCGTGACTGGATCTACGTACTTGACCACTGCCGGGCGATCGATTTCGTCCTCCGTCACGGGGAGCCGGGCGAGATCTACAACATCGGCGGCGACAACGAGAAGAGTAACCTCGAGATCACCGAAGGGATCCTCGGGGCCCTTGGAAAGGATGAGTCGATGATCGAGTACGTGCGCGACCGCCCCGGGCACGACTGGCGTTACTCGCTGGACTCCTCGAAGCTCCGGACGATGGGCTGGAAGCCGGAGTTCGATTTCGGAACCGCCTTACAGGCGACTGTCGAATGGTATGTTGAGAATACGTGGTGGTGGCGGCCATTAAAGCAGTAA
- a CDS encoding dTDP-4-dehydrorhamnose 3,5-epimerase family protein — MNATIDGVAIKNLRLIPDERGWLMEILRCDDAIFEKFGQVYCTTAYPGVVKAWHYHKKQTDNFTCVHGMMKVALYDAREDSPTRGNLMEFFVGEKNPILISVPPGVYHGFKGIGTETAFFVSVPTLPYNYEDPDEFRLPPDTSEIPYDWGLAPGLKHG, encoded by the coding sequence ATGAATGCGACCATCGACGGGGTGGCTATTAAAAACTTACGTCTCATTCCGGATGAGCGCGGGTGGCTCATGGAGATCCTCCGGTGTGACGACGCCATTTTCGAGAAGTTCGGGCAGGTCTACTGCACGACGGCGTATCCCGGGGTTGTGAAAGCTTGGCACTACCATAAAAAGCAGACCGATAACTTCACCTGTGTCCATGGCATGATGAAGGTCGCGCTCTACGATGCACGGGAGGACTCGCCCACCCGGGGAAACCTCATGGAGTTCTTCGTCGGGGAGAAGAACCCAATCCTCATCAGCGTTCCCCCCGGCGTCTATCACGGGTTCAAGGGCATCGGCACCGAGACCGCGTTCTTCGTGAGCGTCCCAACCCTGCCATACAACTACGAAGACCCGGACGAATTCCGGCTTCCACCTGATACGAGTGAGATCCCCTACGACTGGGGCCTTGCTCCCGGGCTGAAACATGGGTGA
- a CDS encoding glycosyltransferase family 2 protein: protein MYDSATDPMIPNVNDRSPLVYVIILNYNNLRDTVETIRSVLAMEYDNFRVLLVENSTDHEIIDAIRVQFPGIEILETGRNLGYAGGNNAGILRAMEREPEYIFLLNNDIFVEPDALTTLVRELETHRDCAVCQPLVMYSEKPDVVWSAGTEMYLGYPRLYLKNGSSLPKQTEKPPFGLVGCALLFRASVFGDIGLFDESLFLMHEETDWCIRAKEVGCSLLVVPAAQVQHKVSATLGSLSAPYLYYVARNWVLVAKEHFTFSRYLYVLLTEFLIRLPYYCYLLFRRGELRKIRFYLSGLRDGLLGISGEMKLL from the coding sequence ATGTACGATTCCGCGACAGACCCAATGATTCCCAACGTAAACGACCGATCTCCTCTGGTCTACGTCATTATCCTCAACTACAATAACCTTCGCGACACCGTAGAGACGATCCGCTCCGTGCTGGCGATGGAGTATGATAACTTCAGGGTGCTCTTGGTGGAAAACAGCACGGATCATGAGATTATCGATGCAATTCGGGTCCAGTTTCCCGGTATCGAGATACTAGAGACCGGGCGGAACCTGGGATACGCAGGCGGGAATAACGCCGGCATCCTCCGCGCAATGGAACGGGAGCCAGAATACATTTTCTTGCTGAACAACGACATCTTTGTCGAACCCGATGCGTTGACAACTCTCGTTCGTGAACTAGAGACTCACCGTGATTGTGCTGTCTGCCAGCCACTGGTGATGTATTCGGAGAAGCCTGATGTCGTTTGGTCTGCCGGGACGGAGATGTATCTTGGATATCCGAGGTTATACCTGAAGAACGGTTCGAGTCTCCCCAAACAGACCGAGAAACCTCCGTTCGGGCTCGTCGGGTGCGCCCTGCTCTTCAGAGCCTCTGTATTCGGGGATATCGGTCTGTTTGACGAATCTCTATTTCTCATGCACGAAGAGACCGACTGGTGCATCAGAGCAAAAGAGGTGGGGTGCAGCCTGCTCGTCGTTCCTGCCGCTCAAGTGCAACATAAGGTTTCGGCAACACTAGGGTCTCTCAGCGCACCGTATCTTTACTATGTTGCCCGCAACTGGGTTCTGGTCGCAAAAGAGCATTTCACATTTTCCAGATATCTCTACGTCCTGCTGACGGAGTTCCTGATCCGACTCCCTTATTACTGTTACCTGTTGTTCCGGAGAGGTGAGTTGAGGAAGATACGGTTTTACCTTTCCGGTTTAAGGGACGGGCTTTTGGGTATTTCGGGCGAGATGAAATTACTTTAA
- a CDS encoding glycosyltransferase — translation MKGGVEKRIHEVSVRLADRGHEVHVYGMRSWDGPATIERDGVTLHGVCPGEALYADGRRTVPQALRFGSSVLRPLLASGADVVDCQNFPYFSCFSAKAASALRGVPLTVTWHEVWGDYWYDYLGRRGVFGKAVERLAAGLTEHPVAVSPSTARALAGLGVPGPVPVIPNGIDLARIAAVAPAREGSDVIFAGRLIREKNVDVLLRALVQVREGVPDLRALIVGDGPERPALEALARDLGLAGAVAFTGFLPDYDSVIAAMKASRVFVLPSTREGFGIAALEAMACGIPVVTTDHPGNAAGDLVVEGVNGFCCELSAGEMGEGILLWLNKGPENRDLITGTTRAFDWDKVTVQVEKYYSNLL, via the coding sequence GTGAAGGGCGGGGTCGAGAAGCGCATCCACGAGGTCTCGGTCAGGCTTGCGGACCGGGGGCACGAGGTCCACGTCTACGGGATGCGCTCCTGGGACGGCCCGGCGACGATCGAGCGGGACGGGGTGACGCTCCACGGAGTCTGTCCGGGGGAGGCTCTCTACGCAGATGGCCGTCGGACGGTCCCGCAGGCGCTCAGGTTCGGCTCTTCGGTGCTCAGGCCGCTCCTTGCCTCCGGCGCCGACGTCGTCGACTGCCAGAACTTCCCCTACTTCTCGTGTTTTTCTGCAAAGGCCGCCTCGGCGTTGCGGGGGGTCCCGCTCACGGTCACCTGGCACGAGGTCTGGGGCGACTACTGGTACGACTACCTCGGGCGGCGGGGGGTCTTCGGGAAGGCCGTCGAGCGGCTGGCAGCCGGGCTTACCGAGCATCCCGTCGCAGTCTCGCCCTCGACTGCCCGGGCGCTTGCGGGCCTCGGGGTTCCGGGGCCTGTCCCGGTGATCCCGAACGGGATCGATCTCGCGCGGATCGCCGCCGTCGCCCCGGCGAGGGAGGGTTCGGACGTCATCTTCGCCGGCCGGCTGATCCGGGAAAAAAACGTCGACGTGCTCCTCCGGGCGCTCGTGCAGGTCCGTGAGGGGGTCCCCGACCTCCGGGCCCTGATCGTCGGGGACGGCCCCGAGCGGCCGGCGCTCGAAGCCCTCGCCCGCGACCTCGGGCTTGCCGGGGCGGTCGCCTTCACCGGCTTCCTCCCCGACTACGACTCGGTCATCGCCGCTATGAAGGCGTCGAGGGTCTTCGTCCTCCCCTCGACCCGCGAGGGCTTCGGGATCGCGGCGCTGGAAGCGATGGCCTGCGGGATTCCGGTGGTGACGACCGACCACCCCGGGAACGCGGCTGGGGACCTGGTGGTGGAGGGGGTGAATGGGTTCTGTTGTGAACTCTCGGCTGGGGAGATGGGGGAGGGGATCCTCCTTTGGCTGAACAAAGGGCCGGAAAATCGAGATCTGATAACCGGGACTACGAGAGCTTTTGATTGGGATAAGGTCACGGTGCAGGTCGAGAAATACTATAGTAATTTGTTATGA